AATGATaccaaaaaaatatcaaacaaatgtttattaaaaacaactgaaGACTCAAGAACAGAAAGCGCTGTAAGCGAACCCGAATCTGAAAGCTAGCTAAAGTAAGCATGCTTCACCTAAGGTACGTTATTTGAATGGAAACGCTGTTTCAGGCTATACCCGGCACAAACACGTGTTTATTTTATCGGTAAAATATCAAaactgttttcattgtgcatttgAAAGAAATAGAGgatgaagaacaagaaaaaaaaataatacttgtcTGTGTCAAtcttaattttccttttttttctctgtggaaaAATAGTTAACATCAATAGTGAAATGGCTGCTGTACATTCCATACCATTAACTAACATCCTTGCATTTTATATCTTGCAGGTAAATGAAAAGGTGGAGAAGAAACAAACGAAAGCACCCAAATAAAGACATCATAAACTTACCAGACATGTTGGGAGAAGAGAAAAAATAAACGCTGAAAATCTTCACAAATTGTTGCTAGGGAAGGCTCACCCAAGTGCTTCTAAGTTCAATATATGGCCAAGAATTAAATATTTGCAAAAGCGACTGAAAATCTCAAGTTAGTCTGAAATCAGGCTGAGGGCATAGAATAATATTGTATTACAGCTTGTAAAATATAAGTTTGACTTTTTCTCCCCACATGCCAACTATTTAAAACCTCCAGAACCCAATGATTTGACGATCAATGATTGCGCTATACTTTCAATTTGAATATTCAAAGGCTCTACAAAAAGAGGTATCATTCAGTGGTACACAGTGCATCAATACCTAGGAGAAGGTCCCTTGTAATAGGGTTTGATGCAAATTGACCCCCAGACCCAAAACAAGgtgacattttaatcattttatccACCTTTTGAAACGGATGCATTATGTTCCCTAAGAAGGTTCGCAATTTTCATGTTACAGGCAAGTGCCGTGTCCAAATGCTTCCAAATTGCACACACAGCATCTTAAGATTATTTTGCAATATGAGGTATCGGTTTGATTTTCAAATTTGATCATTTTAGCagcatttttcacttttttaataaaacttgaCAGTTTGTGGGCGTGGCATGATGCTGCCTCTATCCTCGCGACCACAACAGCATCCACAGCTTGCAAGCCTCCTATGAAATCACAGCGGTGTCGATCATCTTATATCTCTTATTCGCGAAGGAACAATTTAGATGACTTTAATAAAGTTGTGTTTAGCAGTTTTAACACACCCAGTTTTAACACCCCCATGTTATTCATTCTACCCTACCCCGTGTACACGCTAGAAGATGCTGAGCATCTTTTTGATGAGATTTGCTATTACAAAACTActtgaaaacaaatgtatgtcattacattttaattgaattaattaaatgtcATGCCTTTGATGAactgggtgtatgtgtgtgtgtgtgtgtgtgtgtgtgtgtgtgtggggggggggggggggggggggggggggggggggtggggggggggggtatttgcattatattatatatttccagTTCCTATTCGTATTTTAACATAAAATGTGTGTTATAAAGAAATACTTTGgacaatattattataatttatttgacAGACATCCAATATCAATATAGCGCCGTTCATAGTAGGGAACCATCataaagctctttacagaggtaggctgtgaactgcgcattacatgcagagtcacttggaCATTGATTTAAagtctcatccgcaggatggagcacagggaggttaagtgacttgctcagggtcacacagtgagtcggtcAGTGGCAAAGGTggtcttctggttacaagccctggactttaaccactggaccgcactgccTCCTTAACAGCCTTATCCTCGTGGCTCAGAACGCTTCTAAATCCAAAGCGTTGAAAGCACGCATTCAGATGAGTCGGGTTGTCTCATTGGGGCTATGTGCATGCTGTCTCTTTCGAGGTTGTTTTGCATTTACGTTTATCGACGAACTGCATTCTTTTTTCATACCATGCTAACGTTCCAGTAAAGCGAACAACAGTAACCCTCTCCATctcctatctttttttttcaataatttttttaatgtatttttgctCCAATTTTTGCTCCAATACCCACCAacagttttaaacttttttttagttttaaatcttCACTGTAATATTACTATTGAATCATTCTTGCCAGTATATTGATAAACGATACTGCTTTCTATCACCCAAATCAAGATACATTTGAACAAATAGCAATGTTAAATGCAGCAAGTGTGCattgaagtattattattattattattattattattattattattattattattattattattattattattattattacatgtaaaaTGTGGTTATGTTATGTAGATGACTGTACCCCATCCCCGAATTGTAAAATCTTGACTATCATTTTGAATTTTTGAAGCATCTTTGCAGCTTACAGTAAGACTTCTTGCCTTCTTGCCTGAAAACATTCAGTATATATTCATTTTCATCAGCTGGATTGAATGGCTGTACCTGCATTTCACTAGGTGTCGaaaacacatccttttttttaCAACGCATGCAATTTGAAAAATCTAGCCTGTATAaactattttaaagaaaagttgaACAGAAATTcctaacctaaaaaaaaaaaaaatccttccaaAACGTTATTCTGGAGTCGGCTACTTTAAGTTCTGATAACACGAGGTTGTTGTGGATCATGGTACCCTTGCATGACCTGGTTTGAACTGGTTAAAACAGTTTAATTACTAAGTACTGTAGCAAGGTTAAAAGGTAAAACTTTACTGCTTTGCTTGATAGCATTGCCATCTTATACATGAAAACTCTACAGGGTTTGTTAGACATCGTTCATCTaatcctaaataaaataaaataagatggcAAACATACACACATGCAATTCGTTCTGCATtcgtattttgtatgtttttttttttgtatgttaataaGGTAACATATAAAAGTATGACACGTGTTTTAAAATACGAAATTGCTAAAAGGTAAAGAGTAACGTGTTCCAACAAAAATTGTAAAAGCCcctgtcaaccccccccccccccccccccccatatatataatAGCTCAAAGAAGGACTCCCTCAGGCGCTGTCTGTGTTGTTCTGTTCGAGGAAACAACTAACAAAGTAAAATCATTTTCTGAGGACACACCGCCATCTGCTGTTCCaaaattatcattaaaaaaaatcgtTTGATTTCCATAATCAtccataataaataatatatacataatccatAAATAATCATCCTAATCTATGACATGCAAAGTTTTCTAACTGGTTTGGATTAAGGGTGCTCATCGACAGACCAAGGGTTTAATTGGTTTTAAGGGTTTAATATAACTGAGTATTACTcaatcaattaataaatataataattaattcaatttaattgACTGCTTTAACCGATTAGTACTAATCTTGTAGTATTTTAGCTAAAATAACATCGATCACACCGAGATTattgctaatcggggtctgtgaaaccagccttaaaATAGCACACAATGTAtaccaagaagaagaagaagaagaagaagaagaagaagaagaagaagaagaagaaatcaaATGTCTATTgacattacattatatatttagcAGTTGTCatatcttataaaaaaaaataattgaacccCTTGGTTCTGTCAAActttgctcttgtggtttatgGTGTCCCAGGACCCCTCAGTGGAATTGTATTGCTAGAATCGAACTGTAGCCCAGCTATTGTATTTGCATCTGTATAACCGACGGGATGCTACGCTTTATGGGTCATAATCAAGCTTGCATGTTAGCTAGTCTCAGATTGAAGCATTTGAATTGTTAAAATTGGGAGACCAGAAGCATAACGTTaatctaaaaacaaatgcatgtaaatcaggaaaaaagaaaaaaaatatatacaaatatagtgAAATAACTTCTCTATTTACTTCTGTTAAAACCAACAACTTTGCCGAATTGCGAGTTCCATACCGACGAACACGCTCTAGCAATGCCATTGAATATTGAATTCACACGAGGGCACTTTGTACGCTCAGAAAGGCGATCACCGTGCATCTGCAATGCGATACAGAGACAAACTAAGTAAAGTATGTGGCGTTTCCATTCATCTGTGTGCTTTATCAAACACATAGGGATATCTCAATGAATACGACTGTAATTGTACTGGCAGTAAGCAGCAACACTGAAGTCAAAGAACTGCTCTGATACAAGCTGACACACTCCTCAATCTCAAAGCATAGTGCAATAAGAACCCTTCGGGATGCAGAGACATCGAAGGCATATCACAGTAAACATGGTATCCTTTATCCACGGCCTTTACTTCTAACAAAAGGGCTTTGCTTTCGACCAGTTTCACCACCTTTAGTCTTTCAACCCCAGCTCCGCTCTTCAAGTTCTGACTTGCTGACCAGTCTCTTATTTAAGAGCGTCTCTCTGGAAGGGCGGCGTTGTCCCTGCTTCCCAAAACTCTGCAGGAATTTGTTTCTATTAAAAACCTACTCTTTCCAAGCTTATGAAAAATAGGCATCTTATATttgaattgttattatttttttaagtgttgtaAGTTTAAGTGTTAGATTAATGTGCGCTTATTTTGATATAGCGCTTTTCGTGGCAacgccatcacaaagcgctttatcaaaataaataaatcgattgCGTCCTAAAAGCTGGCAGACAACTTGTGAAGCAACTGTAATGTAAACCTAAGTTAACATTTTGGTTTGCTGACCGAAAGTAGCGATGCTTTCAACAGTTGGATTTATACCAGCTCCTAAACCAACAGCTCAACACCCGTTTCTAATTAAATAGTCAAACAATTACATTTCCTAAGAATGCATACACTTACAGGGGTGTCATTAAACTCCTGCACAAATATGCACTTTTCGCTCACAAAATGTCTCCACAGCTAAAGCTTCCCCTCACAGTTGTGCTTTGGGGAATGTACACAAACTGGCCAGTCATCAATACGTAGTGAAGTGCACAGAAGCCATAACTAAGAATATTAGgacaaaaggatttttttttttaaagacaagatCCCGGATGACTACTGGTCCTCATTCAATgcaaacacaaatacataaatgaagaAAGGATGAAGTAGCTGTCAAATTATAGTAACAGTCATTCGCTATCGTTGTTATAAATCCGCCTGGGTTATAATAAACATAATGCAGTAAAACCGCCAGAGGGGGCTGTTGTTTCTGATTCATGTCAATGTTCTTTGGTGTTTTGTAATCTGAAGCAGTGACTAGACATTCACAGACATTTTGTTCTACACTTAATGAAAGTTAATATATTAACTCGCCACGTGTAGGAGTGTCTCTATGAGATACATCATTTTCCTGTCCTGTCATCCAGACTGTGCAACATAACATCTCTTAAACAAGAAGAGGCCACCAACACAACACAAActaacataaaatacaatgctGTATTTATCCTTCTATACAGCTGAAACAAAATTACAGCAGACCGTGTGGATCCTCCAGTTTGTTAACATTCTCCAAAAGTGGGTTCAGCTTCCTCCTTCTTTGCGTGCTGGTCTTAATGACTCAAAGTATTTAGTGTCTTTTTCAATTAGCTAAAACATGGATAAATAACGCAGCCCTTCAAATGAATAACCATGATCATAGCCACATAACCATGGCCCTCATTtgactgtatttttaatgtatgcagCAATTCTACCAGGTGGGTCAATAGTCACCCCTTGGAGAAAACACCAGCTGGAATAATAAAGGGTTAAATAGCGCTGGTATTTCAATCTGCTGCCATTCAGatcattagcttttttttttttagatcattatTGATCATAGCACACCCCCACTTCTTTATTATACAGCTTGAAGATGGCTTTATATGTATACTTAATTGTATATATCTTGCATCAAGTACTATTTCTTTACAATGTATAGCACAAGAACACCCAGACAGATCTATGTATAGTGTGGTGTTAGTTACACTCCTGTACTCTAAATACACTAAGTGTACACAACTGCaccagtggcggaggaagaggacAATGAGAGGACCTTAAatattatttatgaacatcaaacttaccaaatcaagtgttcaatattgaactgcgtttaattgtcagaatgctggcatgtatgaaacagtacaaGAACGTGTTCTACTCGcctgctttattttattctgcGTACAtatttacatccaacactacactttTTATTAATCAGAAACAAAAAGGCTTATTCACCAatcctaccaggattccccaattctgcgatcacagaaattattacagaattcagaattatgcacagacatttgcagaaattgtctcacataggaaaccgtattattattattattattattattattattattattattattattattattattattattattaaatcagaaatgcaggcatgtttatttgctgtagtttattttggtgcccgcagcagcacccaacagctccagtctaaactacaggatgaatcgtgcatgCAGAATATacctgcaaatgtctgtgctgaatagaacCCCAAAACtttccatgaagacgtgcctcgtaccagcctccggggggcaagttaggataattaagacaatagcgatagcTGTTGAAAcgagggaggatacaatctgaattactggcaccgcacaccggcagctacagtgatacaaacgtgtaacatctgcaaaattaaatgcgaaggatattatcatttaaaaaaaaaaaaaaaaaaataataataataataatctaatctTTCGAACCCCTCCACCTGCTGCACCTGTCACTGAACTGCACTTTATCACCACATGCTCTTGTGTTTTTAACCTTACATGCGCAATATTTATGCCTCAGCAGACATCATTATCAGATGCAATGTTTCGTCTCAGTAAACGGGAAATGCTGATAACTGTAAAATAGCACGCTGCTCGGGACTCTCGTCGACTATGCTTACCGTGGCATTATCAGATAGCGCAGCGCACAATGGCtctctttcttgttttgttttatgggaTTGCTGTAAACGGGACAGGCAGCCCATTCATTAATTCGGTGCACGGCTAACGCTGGTGAGTCTGGACAAGATAGCAGACAAGAACCACAGCCACAGCTAGTTGACTTATCTTAAggtttgtgtttaatgttttaatatttacgAGGATATATACACGGAAAGCTGCTCGGCAAGTTTATCGACACGTTTCCAGTGTTTGTTCCTGTTATCAGAAGCAACAAATTTGAGTGCGACTCTGGAACAGTTAGCGGGTGAATTTATATACAGAAGTACAGAACGATTGTGAAATTTCACAAAAATGTTCAAAAActgattataaaacaaaaacaaaacaaacaaaaaaacaacattatgtttcaaaatgattttaaatcGACGCACCAATATTGTTTTACACGCCGTATATGGTACAGTCACAACAAGAGTGCAGACTAACATTGAGAATCTATCGTAAATTACCAGGAAAGCTTACCAGCTTGAGAGGAGAACTACTGCTGATTGCATTTCCTTACCAAAAGGTTACAGGTGGTTTGTGGGTCAAATTTCAAGTCCCATAGATATGAGCATTAGAGAGTGGGTTTGGGGTGATAATCAAAATCCCACATCAGTGTTTTAGGACCACACAGTTAATTTTCTAGTTCCAAAGAAAGCGTGCCTGATCTTATTAAGGAAgtctaaaaacattaaaaaaaaaacaccagtgttaCAAAGCTAGTGAGAATGTATAAACAGTTTGTTGTATCATTTTTagaaaacctgtaaaaaaaaaaaaacaaaaataaaacatagggTCCAGAGCATTCCatttggaaacaaacaaacaaacaaaagtttatataccctggtttgtcataaataaatacataatttgcaATGCTGAATAGTTTCCTCAAATATTGACCCTATCTCCctcttttaattatttctttaaatatgctctcatacaaaaatacatcaggagtaaaaataattaagaaacacGTTATAAcagtagacaaacatttctttGCAGTGTGGGCGTATCTTAGTATGGAGAGGAAGTAAAGGTTTTTGCTGTTTTGGAAACACAATGGCTTGTTTTCTGACTGCTCTCCTGCACTGTGAAGTTTGCCTGCGAGCTACAGAATAAGTAACACAGAACCGCATTGATAAAATCCCACCAAATGGCATTAATCAGAATtgatatattatacagcagtacctgctttgtgttgtttgtgttttatatacctatataaagCCCTTTGACCTTCAGACGTACAGAAACAGCGTGCCTAAAAATAGAGGCCTAGCATTTTAGTCAGTCTGACTTGGCAGTGCTTTATACAGGAAAAAATCTAATCTAGTCCCTTGTACCAACTCTTCAGACTTCAGATTTATATCAaagaacatacaaataaaataaaaaaactacaaaagaaTGAATAATAGCCTCTTCAGAATTATTAGTCCTCATACGGACTGAGCTGGTGAAGCTTGtaagtctttgttttgttttattatcagtatGACCTCCGGACTTCATACGGTGACCACGTGTTGCTCCCATCATCCTTTGTCCAGGACGGGGTGTCATTTATAGAGGTCGCGGGGTTGTCACCGTCTTCGGAGGCCAAATGGGGCATCTTGGAAGCCAGATCGTTGGGCACAGCCATGTAGGGAGGGCAGGTGGAGTAGCTGGAGGTGCCAGGGTAAGCTGGCGGATAGTGAATGTCATCAAGGGAGTGGAGCGAGTAGGGCTGGGTGCCTCCGGTGCTGGAGCTCCGAGCTGTGGCCCGGTACTGAGTGGGGCTCCCACACTCGTGATTCGTCAAGGAGTTGCTGGGCGGAATCGATGGCATCGCGTCCGGACAAAGACCCTCCCCTTGGCTGATGCTGTCAGGTGCTGTCTGCTCCCACGAGTCTCTCTGTGGGTTAAAGAAAACAAGGCCAGTTCACTACAAAGCAGCAGACAGGGTGGGGCATTTATTTTGTGAGGAACTAAATTGGAAGCACATGATGTTATGAAGCTGGAATGAATGACGTGTTAGGGAA
Above is a genomic segment from Polyodon spathula isolate WHYD16114869_AA chromosome 36, ASM1765450v1, whole genome shotgun sequence containing:
- the si:ch211-213d14.1 gene encoding uncharacterized protein C11orf53 homolog isoform X3, with the translated sequence MLSGYYGMRRSFLSESEFSHCHPSKQFAADVYSSTLGGKPLSCDPSSVSGYTPLIDSYYPESFGDYRSPAFPSGGSPIFPQSALPSLLPPFSGDPAHFLLRDSWEQTAPDSISQGEGLCPDAMPSIPPSNSLTNHECGSPTQYRATARSSSTGGTQPYSLHSLDDIHYPPAYPGTSSYSTCPPYMAVPNDLASKMPHLASEDGDNPATSINDTPSWTKDDGSNTWSPYEVRRSY